One window from the genome of Streptomyces cadmiisoli encodes:
- a CDS encoding TetR/AcrR family transcriptional regulator has product MPRTTDGEGAPVPQRLLAAATRLFAEQGYDRTSVQEIVEAAGVTKGALYHYFGSKDDLLHEVYARVLRVQQERLDAFADADEPVEKRLRAAAADVVVTTIENLDDAMIFFRSMHHLSPEKNKQVRAERRRYHERFRALIEEGQQAGVFSAATPADLVVDYHFGSVHHLSTWYRPDGPLSPQEVADQLADLLLRALRP; this is encoded by the coding sequence GTGCCCAGGACGACGGACGGAGAGGGAGCCCCAGTTCCTCAGCGGCTCCTTGCCGCCGCCACCCGGCTCTTCGCCGAGCAGGGATACGACCGCACCTCGGTGCAGGAGATCGTCGAGGCGGCCGGCGTCACCAAGGGTGCGCTGTACCACTACTTCGGCTCCAAGGACGACCTCCTGCACGAGGTCTACGCCCGTGTCCTGCGCGTGCAGCAGGAGCGCCTCGACGCCTTCGCCGACGCCGACGAGCCGGTCGAGAAGCGGCTGCGGGCCGCGGCGGCCGACGTGGTGGTCACGACGATCGAGAACCTCGACGACGCGATGATCTTCTTCCGCTCCATGCACCATCTGAGCCCGGAGAAGAACAAGCAGGTGCGGGCCGAGCGCCGGCGCTACCACGAGCGCTTCCGCGCGCTCATCGAGGAGGGCCAGCAGGCGGGCGTCTTCTCCGCCGCCACACCCGCCGACCTCGTCGTCGACTACCACTTCGGCTCGGTCCACCATCTGTCGACCTGGTACCGGCCCGACGGCCCGCTCAGCCCGCAGGAGGTCGCCGACCAGCTGGCCGACCTGCTGCTGCGCGCGCTGCGGCCCTGA
- a CDS encoding MaoC family dehydratase has product MAEPRIFTSVDELKAAVDEQLGYTDWVTVDQKRIDLFAEATGDHQWIHVDPEKAAAGPFGTTIAHGYLTLSLLPLFGPQLIAVEGVRMGVNYGTNKVRFPSPVPVDSRLRATARITGVEEVAGGVQVAVAFTVEREGGDKPVCVAESVARYYL; this is encoded by the coding sequence ATGGCAGAGCCGAGGATCTTCACGTCCGTCGACGAGCTGAAGGCGGCGGTGGACGAGCAGCTCGGGTACACGGACTGGGTGACGGTCGACCAGAAGCGGATCGATCTGTTCGCCGAGGCCACGGGGGACCACCAGTGGATCCACGTGGATCCGGAGAAGGCCGCCGCGGGCCCGTTCGGCACGACCATCGCGCACGGCTATCTGACCCTGTCGCTGCTCCCCCTCTTCGGCCCCCAGCTCATCGCCGTCGAGGGCGTGCGGATGGGCGTCAACTACGGCACGAACAAGGTGCGGTTCCCCTCGCCCGTCCCGGTCGACTCCCGGCTGCGCGCCACCGCGCGCATCACCGGGGTCGAGGAGGTGGCGGGCGGCGTCCAGGTCGCGGTCGCCTTCACCGTGGAGCGCGAGGGCGGCGACAAGCCGGTGTGCGTGGCCGAATCCGTGGCGCGCTACTACCTCTGA
- a CDS encoding SDR family oxidoreductase translates to MEAVQGTGVVVTGAGGGIGAALARRFAAEGARVVVNDLDAGKAEAVAEEIGGIAVAGDASAVLDRARDALGGTVDVYCANAGVASGGSEDAGEPVWELAWDVNVMAHVRAAQALLPDWLERGSGRFVSTVSAAGLLTMIGAAPYSVTKHGAYAFAEWLSLTYRHRGLKVHAICPQGVRTDMLAGTGSAGDLVLVPTAIAPEDVADALFKGIEEDRFLILPHPEVAEYYRARAADPERWLGNMNHLQQKWESLR, encoded by the coding sequence GTGGAAGCCGTGCAGGGTACGGGAGTGGTCGTCACCGGAGCGGGGGGCGGCATCGGAGCCGCGCTGGCCCGCCGATTCGCCGCCGAGGGCGCGCGCGTGGTGGTCAACGACCTGGACGCCGGCAAGGCGGAGGCGGTCGCCGAGGAGATCGGCGGGATCGCCGTCGCGGGCGACGCCTCCGCCGTCCTCGACCGGGCGAGGGACGCGCTCGGCGGCACGGTCGACGTCTACTGCGCGAACGCCGGTGTCGCCTCGGGCGGCTCGGAGGACGCGGGCGAGCCCGTCTGGGAACTCGCCTGGGACGTCAACGTGATGGCCCATGTCCGCGCCGCGCAGGCCCTGCTGCCGGACTGGCTGGAACGCGGCAGCGGGCGGTTCGTCTCCACGGTGTCCGCCGCCGGGCTGCTCACCATGATCGGCGCCGCGCCCTACAGCGTCACCAAGCACGGCGCCTACGCCTTCGCGGAGTGGCTGTCCCTGACGTACCGCCACCGGGGTCTGAAGGTCCACGCGATCTGCCCGCAGGGCGTGCGCACCGACATGCTGGCCGGCACCGGCAGCGCGGGCGACCTGGTGCTGGTGCCGACCGCGATCGCGCCCGAGGACGTGGCGGACGCGCTGTTCAAGGGCATCGAGGAGGACCGCTTCCTGATCCTGCCGCACCCCGAGGTCGCCGAGTACTACCGGGCGCGGGCCGCCGATCCGGAGCGCTGGCTCGGCAACATGAACCACCTCCAGCAGAAGTGGGAGTCGCTGCGGTGA
- the soxR gene encoding redox-sensitive transcriptional activator SoxR, with protein MPKIPEKIHELTVGQLAARSGAAVSALHFYESKGLIRSRRTAGNQRRYTRDTLRRVAFVRAAQRVGIPLATIREALAELPEERTPTREDWARLSAAWRSELDERIKQLNRLRDHLTDCIGCGCLSLDTCVLSNPDDAFGERRSGSRLMVERPAGGRTRPPRDREPAPEECC; from the coding sequence GTGCCCAAGATTCCCGAGAAGATCCATGAGCTCACGGTCGGCCAGCTCGCCGCACGCAGCGGCGCCGCCGTGTCGGCCCTGCACTTCTACGAGTCCAAGGGCCTGATCCGCAGCCGCCGCACCGCCGGGAACCAGCGCCGCTACACCCGTGACACCCTGCGCCGCGTCGCCTTCGTCCGTGCCGCCCAGCGCGTCGGCATCCCGCTCGCCACGATCCGCGAGGCACTCGCCGAACTGCCCGAGGAGCGCACGCCCACCCGGGAGGACTGGGCCCGTCTGTCCGCGGCCTGGCGGTCCGAGCTCGACGAACGGATCAAGCAGCTCAACCGGCTGCGGGACCACCTCACCGACTGCATCGGCTGCGGATGCCTCTCCCTGGACACCTGCGTCCTGTCCAACCCCGACGACGCCTTCGGCGAACGCCGGTCGGGCTCGCGCCTGATGGTGGAACGCCCGGCCGGCGGCCGTACCCGGCCGCCCCGCGACCGTGAGCCGGCACCCGAGGAGTGCTGCTAG
- a CDS encoding class I adenylate-forming enzyme family protein, protein MTGSRYAAKPWLALLDDAQRAPVDPADSLVHALRRAVTEAPDRTFLTYFDGRLSYRDVDLLSDSVAGHLAARGLERGDRVAVLLQNSPHFVLAVLGAWKAGAVVVPVNPMYKSAEAGHVLRDGGVTALICSERAWEAYLREAAADSPVRIALTASELDFQTRHDTRVLGFEPLPRAADADDLVSVARHGHPAPEDRDPGPADIALISYTSGTSGTPKGATNTHGNIMYNAERQRTGLALPDAPVYFAMAPLFHITGMVCQFGACLNSAGTLVLAHRFEAGVVLEAFAAHRPHYTVGPSTAFMALAAHPSVTPDHFSSFRIISSGGAPLPPALVEKFRAGFGPYIRNGYGLTECTAPCAAVPPGREAPVDPGSGTLAVGVPGPDTVVRIVDDQGAELPFGEQGEIVVRGPQVVPGYWRRPDATAETFPGGELRTGDIGFMDTEGWLYVVDRKKDMINASGFKVWPREVEDVLYTHPAVREAAVVGVPDGYRGETVKAYISLRPGAEADPDALAAYCKERLAAYKYPRQVEVLPDLPKTASGKILRRELRSRSRESQ, encoded by the coding sequence GTGACCGGCTCACGGTACGCGGCCAAGCCCTGGCTGGCGCTGCTCGACGACGCCCAGCGCGCCCCGGTCGACCCCGCCGACTCCCTGGTGCACGCGCTGCGCCGGGCGGTCACCGAGGCGCCGGACCGTACCTTCCTCACCTACTTCGACGGGCGGCTGAGCTACCGCGACGTCGACCTGCTCAGCGACTCGGTCGCCGGGCACCTCGCCGCGCGCGGTCTGGAGCGCGGCGACCGGGTCGCCGTGCTCCTGCAGAACTCGCCGCACTTCGTACTCGCCGTGCTCGGCGCCTGGAAGGCGGGCGCGGTCGTCGTCCCGGTCAACCCGATGTACAAGTCGGCGGAGGCGGGGCACGTACTGCGGGACGGCGGGGTGACCGCGCTGATCTGCTCCGAGCGGGCCTGGGAGGCGTATCTGCGCGAGGCCGCCGCCGACTCGCCGGTGCGGATCGCGCTCACCGCCAGCGAGCTGGACTTCCAGACCCGGCACGACACGCGCGTGCTCGGCTTCGAGCCGCTCCCGCGGGCGGCGGACGCCGACGACCTCGTCTCCGTCGCCCGGCACGGGCACCCGGCCCCCGAGGACCGCGACCCCGGCCCGGCCGACATCGCGCTGATCAGCTACACCTCCGGCACCAGCGGCACCCCCAAGGGAGCCACCAACACCCACGGCAACATCATGTACAACGCCGAGCGGCAGCGGACCGGCCTCGCCCTGCCCGACGCGCCGGTGTACTTCGCGATGGCGCCGCTGTTCCACATCACCGGCATGGTCTGCCAGTTCGGCGCCTGTCTGAACAGCGCGGGCACCCTGGTGCTGGCCCACCGCTTCGAGGCCGGCGTCGTCCTGGAGGCGTTCGCCGCGCACCGGCCGCACTACACGGTCGGCCCGTCGACCGCGTTCATGGCGCTGGCCGCCCACCCCTCCGTCACCCCGGACCACTTCTCGTCCTTCCGGATCATCTCCTCCGGAGGCGCCCCGCTGCCGCCGGCCCTGGTGGAGAAGTTCCGGGCCGGCTTCGGGCCGTACATCCGCAACGGCTACGGGCTCACCGAGTGCACCGCGCCGTGCGCCGCCGTCCCGCCCGGCCGCGAGGCGCCCGTCGACCCGGGTTCGGGAACCCTGGCCGTGGGCGTGCCGGGACCCGACACGGTCGTGCGCATCGTCGACGACCAGGGTGCGGAGCTGCCGTTCGGGGAGCAGGGCGAGATCGTCGTACGCGGCCCGCAGGTCGTGCCCGGCTACTGGCGGCGGCCCGACGCCACCGCCGAGACCTTCCCCGGCGGCGAGCTGCGCACCGGCGACATCGGGTTCATGGACACCGAGGGCTGGCTGTACGTCGTCGACCGCAAGAAGGACATGATCAACGCGTCCGGCTTCAAGGTCTGGCCGCGCGAGGTCGAGGACGTGCTGTACACCCACCCGGCCGTACGCGAGGCGGCCGTCGTCGGCGTCCCCGACGGCTACCGGGGAGAGACCGTCAAGGCCTACATCAGCCTGCGCCCGGGAGCCGAGGCGGACCCGGACGCGCTCGCCGCGTACTGCAAGGAGAGACTGGCCGCCTACAAGTACCCGCGGCAGGTGGAGGTCCTGCCCGACTTGCCGAAGACGGCGAGTGGGAAGATCCTCCGTCGGGAATTGCGTTCCCGTTCACGCGAGAGTCAGTGA
- a CDS encoding serine-threonine protein kinase, translating to MADPAVSVSPYWELTFDADGDPHGRQRDRLLAGVPERGVRDLVVFAHGWNSDRSAATALCSRFLAPFPELAPRARIGYVGVVWPSMRFADEPIPDFPRSVAAETPRRPALDKDTRHALLETFPGRATVIDQLARLLDQQPREDAELDEFARLVRLLVELVPPGPQALFAADTLAEGVPQDEPAMFFAPAASVCAQFAAALAGSAPSLSLPDPWDGAHELLRQATYHAMKRRAGTVGERGLGRVVGQLARAVPGVRVHLVGHSFGARLVSFALRGLPEGVRTVKSVTLLQGAFSHYAFAARLPHDARAGGVLQGQHNRIDGPLVCCHSRHDSSLGTFYPLASRMAGDDRGLLDLDARRVLGERWGAMGFGGVRGVPGTRALTLAEALRQRLPAGGCVNVDAAAVVRRGGPPSGAHSDIVHRELAQVVLTAGRIGGPAAG from the coding sequence ATGGCGGATCCGGCAGTGAGCGTGTCTCCCTACTGGGAGCTGACCTTCGACGCGGACGGCGACCCGCACGGCCGGCAGCGGGACCGGCTGCTGGCCGGCGTCCCGGAGCGCGGCGTGCGGGACCTGGTCGTCTTCGCGCACGGCTGGAACAGCGACCGTTCCGCCGCGACCGCGCTGTGCAGCCGCTTCCTCGCCCCGTTCCCCGAACTGGCGCCGCGGGCACGCATCGGATACGTGGGGGTGGTCTGGCCGTCGATGCGGTTCGCGGACGAGCCGATCCCGGACTTCCCGCGGTCCGTGGCGGCCGAGACGCCGCGCCGCCCGGCGCTCGACAAGGACACACGGCACGCCCTGCTGGAGACCTTCCCGGGGCGGGCGACGGTGATCGACCAGCTCGCGCGGCTGCTGGACCAGCAGCCGCGCGAGGACGCCGAGCTGGACGAGTTCGCCCGGCTGGTGCGGCTGCTGGTGGAACTCGTACCGCCGGGCCCCCAGGCGCTGTTCGCGGCGGACACACTGGCGGAGGGGGTGCCCCAGGACGAGCCCGCGATGTTCTTCGCGCCCGCGGCGTCGGTGTGCGCGCAGTTCGCGGCGGCGCTGGCCGGCTCGGCTCCGTCCCTCTCGCTGCCCGATCCCTGGGACGGCGCGCACGAACTGCTGCGGCAGGCGACCTACCACGCGATGAAGCGGCGGGCCGGCACCGTCGGGGAGCGCGGGCTCGGCCGGGTGGTCGGGCAGCTCGCCCGGGCCGTGCCCGGGGTGCGGGTGCATCTGGTCGGGCACAGCTTCGGCGCGCGGCTGGTGTCGTTCGCGCTGCGCGGGCTGCCCGAGGGGGTGCGCACGGTCAAGTCCGTCACCCTGCTCCAGGGCGCCTTCTCCCACTACGCCTTCGCCGCCCGCCTTCCGCACGACGCGCGCGCGGGCGGGGTGCTCCAGGGCCAGCACAACCGCATCGACGGCCCCCTGGTGTGCTGCCACTCCCGCCACGACTCGTCCCTCGGCACCTTCTATCCGCTGGCCTCCCGGATGGCGGGCGACGACCGCGGTCTGCTGGACCTCGACGCCCGGCGCGTCCTGGGCGAGCGGTGGGGCGCGATGGGGTTCGGCGGGGTCCGAGGGGTGCCGGGCACACGCGCGTTGACACTGGCGGAGGCGCTGCGGCAGCGACTGCCCGCCGGCGGCTGCGTCAACGTCGACGCCGCGGCGGTGGTCCGGCGCGGCGGGCCGCCGTCCGGCGCGCACAGCGACATCGTGCACCGGGAGCTGGCGCAAGTGGTGCTGACGGCGGGCCGCATCGGCGGGCCCGCCGCCGGGTGA
- a CDS encoding RNA ligase (ATP) produces the protein MSTLRVTAEVLTVHEHPNADALELAQVGLYRAVVAKGAYRSGDVALYIPEQSVLPTGLIEELGLTGRLAGGNADRVKAVRLRGELSQGIVCRPAALADVDLARAAADGTDFAELLGITKWVPPVPPTMNGDVESAPDLLPWVDIENIQRHPDVFAPGEPVVLTEKLHGSACLVTYLADEDRLLVSSKGFGAKSLALREDARNLYWRAVRGHGVAEVTARLAERLGARRVGIFAEVYGAGVQDLTYGADGRRDTLGYAVFDVSADIGGRVRWLDAAALLEGQLPLVPRLYLGPYDIGRVLEAATGRETVSGRGAHLREGVVIRPAVERYSPVTGGRAIAKAVSPAYLTRKGGTEFE, from the coding sequence ATGTCGACCCTGCGCGTGACCGCCGAAGTGCTGACCGTCCACGAGCATCCGAACGCCGACGCGCTCGAACTGGCCCAGGTGGGCCTGTACCGGGCCGTCGTCGCCAAGGGCGCGTACCGCAGCGGCGACGTCGCGCTCTACATCCCGGAGCAGTCCGTCCTCCCGACCGGGCTGATCGAGGAACTGGGGCTGACCGGGCGGCTGGCGGGCGGCAACGCGGACCGGGTCAAGGCGGTGCGGCTGCGCGGTGAGCTGTCGCAGGGCATCGTGTGCCGGCCCGCTGCGCTGGCGGACGTCGACCTGGCGCGGGCCGCCGCGGACGGCACCGACTTCGCCGAGCTGCTGGGCATCACCAAGTGGGTGCCGCCGGTGCCGCCGACGATGAACGGTGACGTCGAGTCCGCGCCGGACCTGCTGCCGTGGGTCGACATCGAGAACATCCAGCGCCACCCGGACGTCTTCGCCCCGGGCGAGCCGGTGGTGCTGACCGAGAAGCTGCACGGGTCCGCCTGCCTGGTGACGTATCTCGCGGACGAGGACCGCCTGCTCGTCTCCTCCAAGGGGTTCGGCGCGAAGTCACTGGCGCTTCGGGAGGACGCGCGCAATCTGTACTGGCGCGCGGTGCGCGGGCACGGGGTCGCCGAGGTCACGGCCCGGCTCGCCGAACGACTGGGGGCGCGACGGGTCGGCATCTTCGCCGAGGTGTACGGCGCCGGCGTGCAGGACCTGACCTACGGCGCGGACGGGCGGCGCGACACCCTCGGATACGCCGTGTTCGACGTGTCCGCGGACATCGGCGGCCGGGTGCGCTGGCTGGACGCGGCGGCCCTGCTGGAGGGGCAACTGCCGCTGGTGCCGCGGCTGTACTTGGGCCCGTACGACATCGGGCGGGTGCTGGAGGCCGCCACCGGGCGCGAGACGGTGTCCGGCCGCGGGGCGCATCTGCGGGAGGGCGTGGTGATACGGCCGGCCGTCGAGCGGTACAGCCCGGTGACCGGCGGGCGGGCCATCGCCAAGGCGGTCAGCCCGGCGTATCTGACCCGCAAGGGCGGCACCGAGTTCGAGTGA
- a CDS encoding exo-beta-N-acetylmuramidase NamZ family protein — protein MHLSRRGLLATTTAVASLSAASPNTAAGHSASPATGKGHRGRTGFERLAADGYALLDGDRVGVVTNPTGITRDVRHIVDVMHADDRVNLTAVFGPEHGFRGTAQAGGSEGRYDDPATGLPVYDTYLKSGQPLADIFTASQVDTVVFDIQDAGARFYTYIWTLFDCMEAAALAGKRLVVLDRPNPVTGRSADGPVLHKEFATFVGRQPISQAHGMTVAELARLFNGEFLASPVRLDTVQMTGWRRSDFYDASGLPWVPPSPNMPTPETALVYSGTCLFEGTNLSEGRGTTRPFELLGAEGVDGRWAAAANELDLPGVRFREAYFAPTFSKFQGKTVGGVQLHVHDRAAYDPVRTGIALLVTAKKTWSGFAWRPDNWIDKLTGSTLVRTMIDAGADTDDVVAGWQQELAAFRRVRREYLLYR, from the coding sequence ATGCACCTGTCCAGACGCGGTCTGCTCGCCACGACCACGGCAGTCGCATCCCTGTCCGCGGCGTCCCCGAACACCGCGGCGGGGCATTCGGCCTCCCCGGCCACCGGCAAGGGGCACCGCGGGCGCACCGGCTTCGAGCGGCTGGCCGCCGACGGCTACGCGCTCCTGGACGGCGACCGGGTCGGCGTGGTCACCAACCCGACCGGCATCACCAGGGACGTACGCCACATCGTCGACGTGATGCACGCCGACGACCGTGTGAACCTCACCGCGGTCTTCGGTCCCGAGCACGGCTTCCGCGGCACGGCCCAGGCCGGCGGCTCCGAGGGCCGCTACGACGACCCGGCGACCGGGCTGCCCGTCTACGACACCTACCTCAAGAGCGGGCAGCCGCTCGCCGACATCTTCACGGCGTCGCAGGTGGACACGGTCGTCTTCGACATCCAGGACGCGGGCGCGCGCTTCTACACCTACATCTGGACGCTGTTCGACTGCATGGAGGCGGCCGCCCTGGCGGGCAAGCGCCTCGTGGTGCTCGACCGGCCCAACCCGGTGACCGGGCGATCGGCCGACGGCCCCGTGCTGCACAAGGAGTTCGCCACCTTCGTCGGACGGCAGCCCATCTCCCAGGCGCACGGCATGACCGTCGCGGAACTGGCCCGGCTGTTCAACGGGGAGTTCCTGGCCTCGCCGGTGCGGCTGGACACCGTGCAGATGACTGGCTGGCGGCGGTCGGACTTCTACGACGCCTCCGGGCTGCCGTGGGTGCCGCCGAGCCCCAACATGCCGACGCCCGAGACCGCCCTGGTGTATTCGGGGACGTGCCTGTTCGAGGGGACGAACCTGTCGGAGGGGCGCGGGACCACCAGACCGTTCGAACTGCTCGGCGCGGAGGGCGTCGACGGGCGCTGGGCCGCCGCCGCCAACGAGCTGGACCTGCCGGGCGTGCGCTTCAGGGAGGCGTACTTCGCGCCGACCTTCTCGAAGTTCCAGGGCAAGACCGTCGGGGGCGTGCAGCTCCATGTGCACGACCGGGCGGCGTACGACCCGGTGCGCACCGGGATCGCCCTGCTGGTGACCGCGAAGAAGACCTGGAGCGGCTTCGCCTGGCGTCCGGACAACTGGATCGACAAGCTCACCGGCTCCACCCTGGTCCGCACGATGATCGACGCCGGCGCGGACACCGACGACGTGGTGGCGGGCTGGCAGCAGGAGCTCGCGGCCTTCCGGCGGGTGCGCAGGGAGTACCTCCTGTACCGCTGA